ACCTTATTACTCTAATACTGGTTCTCCAACCAAAAACCAGCCTAAAGTTTTTCGGTCTTTTGTGCTTATGTCTATGCTTAAGTGCCACAGTATTACTAAATGGGTTTACATGCTTCATCATGATGATCTTTTGTGTTACATGATTGGCGTATCCCCTGATAATATTCCTGGTGTTGGCACTCATTATGACTTGATTAACAGGTTTTGGCTTGAGGATCCTGATATTGAAAAAGACCGACAGGTTTCTCTCCATCCTTTTAAACGTAAACCACGTAAAAAACTTGCTAAAAATCAGAAGCTTCCACCACGCCACCCTGGTATTATACAGAAATTTGTTGATTTGGCTTTACAGGGTGAAAATTTTGAATCAAGACCTGAGAAGCTTTTTCAACAAATTTTTGCCTATGTTGCTGTTAGGCCTTCCGCCGAAGCCGGTATCCTCGGTGATACTGAAAAACTTTAATTAATTTCATAGATTAAATTTTCTTTAATTTTTGAATTATCTCCTGAATACTACCGAAACCTTTTAGTTAGTAACACTATCTCGGTACCAAAACAGCATACTAACTACATTTTTATTAAACATCGAATGGCCATTCATCTGTTTGACTACATTATAACTCCAAGCCCAACATTTGGGAAGTTCCGAAATTCGGCACATTTTTTATAAATTAGGTGCCGAATTCCGGCACATCATTACTATAATATATTGCCATGTGTGTCTATGATGCCTATGTTTATGGCTGCCATTATTATTTTTATATCATTGTCTGCATCAAATAATATGCCTAATTTATTTAGATGATTTCTCAATGCTCTGTCAGATATGCCTACTTCGTCCATTACTGCTTTCCTTACACCATTTCGGACTAATGATGATAGGATAAGTTTATCAGTGTCATTGATCTCTTCTTCTACGAAAGACATATTTTCACATCTATACGATATACATTTTTCAAGGTAAATTGCTATGTTTTTTAGAGTAAAGCTCTGCTCTTTTATGCTGGGAATCTTTATGCGGGATATATCAAGGTATGCAACTATTTCTTTGCTATAATGATCTGTAATAGGCATTGCAGTGCAATACCAGTTCTTAAACAAATCGCAATAATGGTCTTTTCCGTATAACTGTGCAAGGCTTTTGTATTCCATGGCTATGTCGACTGCATTTGTTCCACTGTCTTCAAGCCTTAAACTTATGCCTTCTCTAAATTGCAGTTTTTTGAAATCTTCATTTAATTGGTCATTAGCTATAATTTCAATCACATAACCGTCTTTATCACATAGAATAAAGAAATAGCCTTCTTCAATAAGCACTTTATACCTATAGCATTGTTTTAAAAAGTTGTTTAACAGTAATATTAAAAAGTTATTATCTCTTTTCTTTTTTAACAATGCATCATCATCGATTGTTCTATCAAATGAGTTTTTGTCAGGATTGATATTTAAAAGCAATGATTCCCCATAAGACACAGTCAGCTTACCATTTCCTCTTTTTATAAATGCGTCATTGTTCATCAATATCACTCCATACTTTTATCTTTCCGTAAATCATTAAGCATAATTTTTATTCTTTTAATACCAATGGGCGTCACTCGAAATGCCGTCATCCGCAAAACTAGTGGTTGAAAGTGATGTCATAATTATTATTATCAGCACAAAAATAGACAAGAATTTTTTAAACACACTATCACCTCACTAATTTTTTCCTTTCATAAATATAAAACAACTTACACTGGATTTCGTTACAGTTTTTTATAAAATTTTTTATCAATTTCAGTATATAAAAATTCACTTGAATATTGTCAATTTGAGAACGAAAATATCATTTTTAGGAACGAAAAAGCATTTTTAGCTCTTAATTTTTCTTCAATTGCAAGACAAAAAAATAAGGATAGATTATTTTCTGTCCTTATTTTGTAAGTTACATTTGTCAACAGCCTATTATAGATATACACTATATTTAATTACCTTGAACAGCATCTACTGTTATAATACCATCCTTAAAATCGACTTTATATCCAAACGCTTCACTTATAAACCTTAGTGGAATATATGTGCAATTATCGACTAATCTCACCTTCACCGGAAGTTCATTGATCTTATCATTTATTTTTGCTACCTTTGACCCTATTGTCAACTCTACAGTCGTACTGCCTTTTTCTACTGTTATTGTTTGACTGCCATTATGCCAATTCACTGTTGCACCTAATTTTTCAAAAAATTCACGGGCCGGTACTAATGTAATGCCGTCTATTAAAGTAAATGGCTCCTTAGTAAATTTTATCTCTTGCCCGTTTATCTTGATTTTCGGAACATAAGGAAAATGTATTACAGTGCCTCCACCTGAATCTTTATAAATGATTATGCCATTGTCCATTTCTTGAGAATATCCTGCTGGAAGGACAGTTTCTTTGGTTACAGATTTTCCATCATCTTGTATGGCATAAGCGATGGAGCCTGTACATACAACAGCAAAAATAGCAACAAACAAAATACGTTTAAGAAAAACAAATTTCATTCTCACACCAACTCCTCTTTAATCACATTATCCAAACCAGCCCATGTAAAGGCAAATATTATATACTTCTAGAATTCTCTCTTATTAAAACTTTATGAATATGATCCCACACTCCTTTCACCTTTTCATTTGGCGGTATGCTTTTAATATAAAGCCAAGAAAGTATACAAAATAAACAGTAACCTAATAATACTCCTAAGGCATTCAGTATTACATCGTTAATATCAACCCTTCTGGCAACATAACCAGATAAATAAAATATGTTTTCTAAAAACTGTAAAAGCTCTATCGAAATAGAAAATAAGAACCCTTTCCAAATAACTGATTTCAGATCGACATTACTTATAAACGGCAGTACAAAACCAAAAGGAATGGTAATTAGTACATTTCCCCATCCTTGTACTGAATTAAGATAAAAATATGTCAATTCACGAAACGGAATAAAGTTTAAACCATTTTTCCAATCAACTCCATCTTTAATCAAGTCATTGTGTTGGAACAATCGAATGGGAAATAAAGTATAGTGAGCTACAGAGAGCAAATATATGAAAAATATCGAAAGACATAATATATATCCAATACTGCGTTGTTTCTTTCTCCACATATAAAAAATTAGCCATCCATATATTAAAACTATCACCGGCATGATAGTTTTAATGTCTATCATTATACCTAATCCCAATTACAACAACTCCTCACAATACCTAAATTAGTCTATTTAAACTGTATAGATACGTCATTGTTCATTGTCACATATTTTGCTAAAATTATTGCAATTTTAGAGTATTAAAAAATATATAATTATTTAGTAAACTCCGATTTATTCTTCCTGACATAATTAATAATCATATAAAAAACAACCATTACAGCAATACAGTAAAATGCCAAAAAATACTGCTGATTTATAATTAAATATGCTATAGCCATTAAATAGTAAATAATCAATATTGCATAAAGATATAATGCTAAAAAATATCCATATTTCCTTTTCTTTAATAGCCCAATTGAAGATATAATAAATATAGCTCCAAATATAATACCAATAAAATAAAAATTT
This portion of the Thermoanaerobacterium sp. RBIITD genome encodes:
- a CDS encoding AsnC family protein, which produces MNNDAFIKRGNGKLTVSYGESLLLNINPDKNSFDRTIDDDALLKKKRDNNFLILLLNNFLKQCYRYKVLIEEGYFFILCDKDGYVIEIIANDQLNEDFKKLQFREGISLRLEDSGTNAVDIAMEYKSLAQLYGKDHYCDLFKNWYCTAMPITDHYSKEIVAYLDISRIKIPSIKEQSFTLKNIAIYLEKCISYRCENMSFVEEEINDTDKLILSSLVRNGVRKAVMDEVGISDRALRNHLNKLGILFDADNDIKIIMAAINIGIIDTHGNIL
- a CDS encoding copper amine oxidase N-terminal domain-containing protein, giving the protein MKFVFLKRILFVAIFAVVCTGSIAYAIQDDGKSVTKETVLPAGYSQEMDNGIIIYKDSGGGTVIHFPYVPKIKINGQEIKFTKEPFTLIDGITLVPAREFFEKLGATVNWHNGSQTITVEKGSTTVELTIGSKVAKINDKINELPVKVRLVDNCTYIPLRFISEAFGYKVDFKDGIITVDAVQGN
- a CDS encoding VanZ family protein, coding for MGLGIMIDIKTIMPVIVLIYGWLIFYMWRKKQRSIGYILCLSIFFIYLLSVAHYTLFPIRLFQHNDLIKDGVDWKNGLNFIPFRELTYFYLNSVQGWGNVLITIPFGFVLPFISNVDLKSVIWKGFLFSISIELLQFLENIFYLSGYVARRVDINDVILNALGVLLGYCLFCILSWLYIKSIPPNEKVKGVWDHIHKVLIRENSRSI